One Deltaproteobacteria bacterium DNA segment encodes these proteins:
- a CDS encoding SUF system NifU family Fe-S cluster assembly protein, giving the protein MALEDLYKEIVIEHYQHPKHHGHLEHFEAKAEGSNPLCGDEIGIELQFDGDVIKQIMFTGGGCSISQSAIDMLADIVKGKSTTEIHKIIEEYKKMLQGEQHDPDIIGDLEALSEVKKYPARVKCASLSYAVLEQAINQKK; this is encoded by the coding sequence ATGGCACTTGAAGATTTATATAAAGAGATTGTTATAGAACACTATCAGCATCCAAAACATCATGGGCATCTTGAGCACTTTGAAGCAAAAGCAGAGGGTTCAAACCCATTATGCGGAGACGAAATAGGGATAGAGCTTCAATTCGATGGAGACGTCATAAAACAGATCATGTTTACAGGCGGTGGCTGCTCAATAAGCCAATCCGCCATTGACATGCTTGCAGATATAGTAAAAGGAAAGTCTACAACAGAGATACATAAGATTATCGAGGAATACAAAAAGATGCTACAGGGGGAGCAGCACGATCCGGATATCATCGGTGATCTTGAGGCACTTTCAGAAGTAAAAAAATATCCCGCAAGGGTAAAGTGCGCCAGTTTAAGCTATGCGGTGCTTGAGCAGGCAATAAATCAGAAAAAATAA
- the thiM gene encoding hydroxyethylthiazole kinase, with translation MVQYYDDLLKIRKTKPLVHHITNYVVMNVSANITLALGASPVMAHAKPEVEDMASIAQVLYLNIGTLSDEWIEAMIMAGKMANRSHVPVLLDPVGAGATIYRTQTANRILKEVKVNVLKGNGGEMQSLAGEDVKVKGVDSTTSASPDIASALASKYGLIAVVTGKDDYVSDGKKTAVISNGTDMFQKITGAGCMLGSIIASFMAINNDYFTASIQGLVSFEIAGEKAVTKSKLPGGFMPALIDAISILDEDAYKLAKVKIK, from the coding sequence ATGGTTCAATATTATGATGACCTTTTAAAGATCAGAAAAACAAAACCGCTTGTGCACCACATAACAAACTATGTTGTCATGAACGTCAGTGCCAATATAACACTTGCACTCGGGGCATCCCCTGTAATGGCTCATGCAAAGCCGGAGGTAGAGGATATGGCATCAATTGCCCAGGTGCTTTACCTGAATATAGGTACACTGAGTGATGAGTGGATCGAAGCAATGATCATGGCAGGTAAAATGGCTAATAGATCGCACGTTCCTGTGCTGCTTGATCCTGTTGGTGCCGGAGCAACTATATACAGAACACAAACCGCCAACCGGATATTAAAAGAAGTAAAGGTTAATGTGCTTAAAGGCAATGGAGGTGAGATGCAGTCGCTCGCAGGTGAAGATGTAAAGGTAAAAGGTGTTGATTCTACAACATCGGCAAGTCCAGACATTGCATCTGCACTTGCAAGTAAATATGGACTTATTGCCGTTGTAACAGGAAAAGATGACTATGTGTCCGACGGCAAAAAAACAGCGGTTATAAGTAACGGTACGGATATGTTTCAGAAAATAACCGGTGCCGGTTGTATGCTCGGATCTATTATTGCATCATTTATGGCTATTAATAATGATTATTTTACAGCTTCTATACAAGGACTCGTATCATTTGAGATAGCAGGTGAAAAGGCAGTGACAAAGTCAAAACTTCCTGGTGGTTTTATGCCTGCACTAATCGATGCAATATCAATACTTGATGAAGATGCATATAAACTTGCAAAGGTAAAGATAAAGTGA
- the thiE gene encoding thiamine phosphate synthase, producing the protein MRGNKPQIPPGIYGITSRDFGYTHEQTAVYLLKAGVKVIQYREKHADTRIQYKEAKRIKELCIAYGALFIINDRMDIALAVDADGIHIGQDDMPIEVVKRYMDGKIIGVSVRTEQEAIIAQTNGADYLGAGAVYPTTTKEDALSIGLEGLAKIINATTCPVVAIGGITMDKIPALKGLDLHGMAVISAIAGAPDPERSAKKFIQLFG; encoded by the coding sequence GTGAGGGGCAACAAACCACAAATACCGCCCGGCATTTACGGTATTACATCAAGGGATTTCGGTTACACCCATGAACAAACAGCCGTGTATTTATTAAAGGCGGGTGTAAAGGTCATCCAGTATAGAGAAAAACACGCCGACACGCGGATTCAATACAAAGAAGCTAAAAGAATAAAAGAGCTGTGCATTGCTTACGGTGCTTTATTCATAATAAATGATAGAATGGATATAGCCCTTGCCGTTGATGCAGACGGTATTCATATAGGCCAGGATGATATGCCAATTGAAGTGGTAAAACGGTACATGGATGGAAAGATTATAGGTGTATCGGTAAGAACTGAACAAGAGGCAATAATAGCACAAACAAACGGTGCCGATTATCTCGGTGCAGGTGCTGTGTATCCAACAACAACAAAAGAGGATGCACTAAGTATAGGGCTTGAGGGACTGGCAAAGATCATAAATGCTACAACCTGTCCTGTCGTTGCCATAGGCGGAATAACAATGGATAAAATTCCAGCATTAAAAGGACTTGATTTGCACGGCATGGCGGTTATATCGGCTATTGCTGGTGCTCCTGACCCGGAGAGATCTGCGAAAAAATTTATTCAATTATTTGGATAA
- the ubiA gene encoding putative 4-hydroxybenzoate polyprenyltransferase: protein MSAKLSAYPSMLIKKLKIILEMIKFEHTLFALPFALITMLLAAGGFPTLHQLVWIFIALTAARTIAMLLNRVIDAYIDAKNPRTLNRAIPKGLVSRLFAVILAIISAGIFIFSAYKLNTLSFILSFPALAVTLAYSFLKRFTWFSHFVLGFIDAMAPAGAWIAIRGNLPVSIMILSLAVVLWVGGFDVLYSLMDLEFDKKEHLFSIPVIFGVKRGIFLSRLFHVLMVLCLIIFGLIYPMHIFYFIGVMFVVLLFIYEHSLVRPDDFLKVEKAFYETNIGVSGIMLFFSALDIYLISVMHLKI, encoded by the coding sequence TTGTCTGCAAAATTATCCGCTTATCCGTCTATGCTTATTAAGAAGTTAAAGATCATACTTGAGATGATCAAATTCGAGCATACTTTATTTGCTTTGCCTTTTGCCTTGATAACAATGCTGCTTGCTGCCGGGGGTTTCCCGACATTGCATCAATTGGTATGGATATTCATTGCACTTACGGCCGCAAGAACGATTGCAATGCTCTTAAACAGGGTCATTGACGCTTACATTGATGCAAAGAACCCAAGAACACTCAATAGGGCCATACCGAAGGGACTTGTTTCAAGGCTGTTCGCCGTCATACTCGCAATAATCAGCGCCGGCATCTTTATCTTTTCCGCTTACAAATTAAACACATTGAGTTTTATTTTAAGCTTCCCCGCTTTGGCTGTTACGCTGGCATATTCGTTCCTGAAAAGGTTTACGTGGTTTAGCCACTTTGTGCTTGGCTTTATTGATGCAATGGCACCCGCGGGTGCGTGGATTGCAATAAGAGGCAACCTGCCTGTTAGTATCATGATTTTGAGCCTTGCCGTTGTACTATGGGTTGGAGGATTTGATGTGCTTTACTCTTTGATGGATCTCGAATTTGACAAAAAAGAACACCTGTTTTCAATACCAGTAATCTTTGGCGTTAAAAGGGGTATCTTTCTCTCAAGGCTTTTTCATGTGCTCATGGTTTTATGTTTGATTATTTTCGGTTTGATTTATCCAATGCACATCTTTTATTTTATTGGAGTAATGTTTGTAGTGCTCCTGTTCATATACGAGCATAGCCTTGTTAGACCGGATGATTTTTTAAAGGTTGAAAAGGCTTTTTACGAAACAAACATCGGCGTTAGCGGGATTATGCTTTTCTTTTCTGCACTGGATATATATCTGATCTCGGTAATGCACTTAAAAATATAA
- a CDS encoding DNA adenine methylase — translation MGEIINPKPFVKWAGGKRQIIDILLENSPDTFGTYIEPFIGGGALLFALMPENAIISDINSELIIAYKTIKTHVNKLIKSLSKHKNEKEYFYAIRAKKAYRSDIIKTSRFIYLNKTCFNGLYRENSKGEFNVPFGEYERPNIVDKENLFTVSVYLNSANVKILNQDFRKVLLNARERDFVYLDPPYHPLNNTSSFTKYTREDFNKHDQEELSDIYSKLDKRGCYVMLSNSNTKFIKQLYKGYKIQEINANRFINCRAEKRVKMPFEVIVKNW, via the coding sequence ATGGGAGAGATTATCAATCCAAAACCATTTGTAAAATGGGCAGGAGGTAAAAGGCAGATTATAGATATACTCCTGGAGAATAGTCCCGATACGTTCGGAACATATATTGAACCATTTATCGGGGGAGGTGCATTATTGTTCGCTTTGATGCCGGAGAATGCCATCATATCCGATATCAATTCTGAACTTATAATTGCATATAAAACCATAAAAACACATGTTAACAAACTAATAAAAAGTTTAAGTAAACATAAGAATGAAAAAGAATACTTTTACGCTATAAGAGCCAAGAAAGCATACAGATCTGATATCATCAAAACGAGCAGATTCATCTATTTGAATAAAACATGTTTTAACGGGTTGTACAGAGAGAACTCAAAAGGTGAATTTAATGTACCTTTCGGAGAATACGAGAGACCAAACATAGTAGATAAAGAGAATCTATTTACCGTCTCTGTTTATCTGAATTCGGCTAATGTGAAGATACTGAACCAGGATTTCAGAAAAGTTCTTTTAAACGCACGAGAACGGGATTTTGTTTACCTCGATCCTCCGTATCATCCATTGAACAACACGTCTTCTTTTACCAAATATACGAGAGAGGATTTTAACAAACATGATCAAGAGGAGCTCTCGGATATCTATAGTAAACTTGATAAACGCGGATGTTATGTAATGCTTTCTAATTCCAATACAAAATTCATTAAACAACTTTATAAGGGGTATAAAATACAGGAGATAAATGCTAACCGGTTTATAAACTGTAGAGCAGAAAAACGCGTAAAAATGCCTTTTGAAGTTATAGTAAAAAACTGGTAG
- a CDS encoding DedA family protein: MMNDLDYMLQTLYPWSYVFIGLGVMIENMGVPVPGETIMVASAILAVSGRLNPYLVIISGAAGAVIGDNIGYWLGRIGGRRLVNRLSLKFQYINKAVGSTEKFFKKYGGATVFFARFIAGVRIFAGPFAGLSLMDFKRFFIYNATGAIIWACTVVLVISYLGKFYYTYVQDYEYANYVIYGIIFIIIIYMTYSIIKKLKNHA, translated from the coding sequence ATGATGAACGATTTAGATTATATGCTTCAAACATTGTATCCATGGTCTTACGTGTTTATAGGTTTAGGTGTAATGATAGAGAATATGGGTGTACCTGTACCGGGTGAAACTATCATGGTTGCATCAGCCATACTTGCCGTATCCGGAAGGTTAAATCCGTATCTTGTTATTATAAGCGGTGCTGCCGGTGCTGTAATCGGAGATAACATCGGCTACTGGTTGGGTAGAATTGGCGGCAGAAGACTTGTGAATAGATTATCTTTAAAATTTCAATACATTAACAAAGCAGTGGGTTCAACGGAAAAATTCTTCAAAAAATATGGCGGCGCAACAGTTTTTTTTGCAAGATTTATAGCTGGTGTAAGGATATTTGCAGGACCATTCGCGGGTTTGTCTCTGATGGATTTTAAAAGATTTTTTATTTATAATGCTACAGGTGCAATAATATGGGCATGCACGGTTGTTCTTGTAATATCCTATCTCGGTAAATTTTATTACACATATGTACAGGATTATGAGTATGCAAATTATGTTATTTATGGTATTATCTTTATTATAATAATATATATGACATACAGTATAATAAAAAAGTTGAAGAACCATGCATGA
- the rnc gene encoding ribonuclease III gives MTAKKESGLLKFIKKLVKTKAQKSVDKDIANLLRQIEHLTYKRFNDYGHIKKALTHKSSNTASEYENYERMEFLGDAVLGLIISDLLYTGYRHENEGKLTYYKDTLIQMRSLALKARKLGLAEYVKVGAREKRNGFANSDVLLADIFESLVGAIYIDMGFEPAYRFIKTVFEKDIKHIYARPEWDFKSKLNNIVQELYKEPPEYKTINETVVKGIKIYNVAVVINNEDMAHGEARNKKEAEQIAAMGTLKKLGKL, from the coding sequence ATGACTGCAAAAAAAGAGTCCGGCTTGCTGAAGTTTATAAAAAAGCTTGTAAAAACAAAGGCGCAGAAAAGTGTTGATAAAGATATTGCCAATCTATTAAGGCAAATTGAACATCTAACGTATAAACGATTTAATGATTACGGTCATATAAAAAAAGCACTTACCCATAAGTCTTCAAATACAGCATCGGAATACGAAAATTATGAAAGAATGGAGTTTCTTGGTGATGCAGTATTGGGACTTATCATATCGGATCTATTATACACAGGTTACAGGCATGAAAATGAAGGCAAACTAACTTATTATAAAGATACATTGATTCAGATGAGAAGTCTTGCTTTAAAGGCAAGAAAATTGGGTCTGGCTGAATATGTAAAGGTCGGCGCAAGAGAAAAGAGAAACGGCTTTGCAAACAGTGATGTTCTGCTTGCGGATATCTTTGAATCACTGGTAGGAGCTATATATATTGATATGGGATTTGAACCGGCATACAGGTTTATAAAGACCGTGTTTGAAAAAGACATAAAACATATCTATGCGAGACCTGAGTGGGATTTTAAATCAAAGTTAAATAATATTGTTCAAGAGCTTTATAAGGAACCCCCTGAATATAAAACCATAAACGAAACTGTTGTAAAGGGTATTAAGATTTATAATGTCGCTGTTGTAATTAACAATGAAGACATGGCACACGGTGAAGCCAGGAATAAAAAAGAAGCAGAGCAGATAGCTGCAATGGGCACCTTGAAAAAACTTGGCAAGCTATAA
- a CDS encoding riboflavin synthase produces the protein MFTGLIEHTGIVEDIDSSGFIKVNIKNLSETHAGDSISINGACLTLVSINKSTYTFELSPETIKTAGFGIIRPYDMVNVELPKRLSDRLHGHLVQGHIDTTADIINIKESGKHHSFTFALKRISPYLVDKGFIAIDGISVTPYNVSGTMFTIAVIPYTYEHTNLNKRHVKERVNIEFDVIAKYIDSILNIKKRSKITEDFLKERGFA, from the coding sequence ATGTTTACAGGTTTAATTGAACATACCGGCATTGTTGAAGATATTGATAGCAGCGGATTTATAAAGGTCAATATCAAAAACCTTTCAGAGACACACGCAGGGGACAGTATTTCTATAAATGGAGCATGCCTTACACTTGTATCGATCAACAAATCAACATACACCTTTGAACTATCTCCAGAAACGATTAAGACGGCAGGCTTCGGTATAATCAGACCATATGATATGGTTAATGTGGAGTTACCCAAAAGGCTTTCCGACAGATTACATGGCCACCTTGTCCAGGGACATATCGATACGACAGCAGATATTATAAATATTAAGGAGTCAGGGAAGCATCATTCTTTTACCTTTGCCTTGAAAAGGATTTCCCCATATCTTGTGGATAAAGGGTTTATTGCAATTGACGGCATAAGTGTGACACCATATAATGTTAGCGGTACAATGTTCACAATCGCCGTTATACCATACACCTATGAGCATACAAACCTGAATAAAAGGCATGTTAAAGAACGGGTAAATATTGAATTTGATGTAATTGCAAAATATATTGATAGTATATTAAATATTAAGAAACGTTCCAAAATAACAGAAGATTTTTTAAAGGAAAGAGGTTTTGCATAA
- a CDS encoding bifunctional 3,4-dihydroxy-2-butanone-4-phosphate synthase/GTP cyclohydrolase II produces MPITSIEKAIDDIKNGKMVILVDDENRENEGDLCIAAEKATPEIISFMAIYGRGLICLSLTEDRLNELNLPLMVNDNTSKYGTAFTVSIDAKEDVTTGISAYDRAKTIQVVIDDKTKPYDLVRPGHVFPLMYKKGGVLVRAGQTEGSVDLARLAGLKPAAVICEIMKDDGTMARMPDLEKFSNDHGIGIVTIEKLIHYRMTQERLVKRVSEANIPTEYGGEFKAIVYENDLDYNQHIALIKGNIDPQEPVLVRVHSECLTGDVFGSKRCDCGSQLHEAMKMIEKEGRGVILYLRQEGRGIGLANKIMTYSLQDQGFDTVEANHALGFPADLRDYGIGAQILADIGVKKMRLMTNNPKKLHAIAGYGLEVVERVPIEITPNNINARYLKTKQDKMGHILHLK; encoded by the coding sequence ATGCCGATAACTAGTATTGAAAAGGCTATAGATGATATTAAAAACGGAAAAATGGTCATCCTTGTTGATGATGAGAACAGGGAAAATGAAGGAGATCTGTGTATCGCAGCGGAAAAAGCAACACCCGAGATAATCAGTTTTATGGCAATCTATGGCAGAGGACTTATATGCCTTTCATTGACAGAGGACAGGCTTAATGAGCTGAACCTGCCTTTAATGGTTAATGATAATACATCAAAGTACGGCACAGCATTTACAGTATCTATCGATGCAAAAGAAGACGTTACAACAGGGATATCGGCTTATGACCGGGCAAAAACAATACAGGTTGTTATTGATGATAAAACAAAACCGTATGACCTTGTCAGGCCAGGGCATGTGTTTCCATTGATGTACAAAAAAGGCGGCGTTCTTGTAAGGGCAGGTCAAACAGAAGGCTCTGTTGATCTTGCAAGGCTCGCAGGTTTAAAGCCTGCTGCTGTGATTTGCGAGATCATGAAGGACGATGGAACAATGGCAAGGATGCCTGATCTCGAAAAATTTTCAAACGATCACGGGATCGGCATTGTAACTATTGAGAAGCTTATACATTACAGAATGACACAGGAAAGACTTGTTAAAAGGGTTTCAGAGGCTAATATACCAACAGAATACGGCGGCGAATTTAAAGCTATTGTCTATGAGAATGACCTTGATTATAACCAGCATATCGCACTTATAAAAGGAAACATAGATCCCCAGGAGCCCGTGCTTGTAAGGGTGCACTCGGAATGTTTAACAGGTGATGTGTTTGGCTCAAAAAGGTGCGATTGCGGCAGCCAGCTGCACGAAGCCATGAAAATGATAGAAAAAGAAGGCAGAGGTGTAATCCTTTATCTGAGACAGGAAGGCAGGGGAATAGGGCTTGCCAATAAGATAATGACTTATTCACTACAGGATCAAGGTTTTGATACGGTAGAGGCTAATCATGCGCTCGGATTCCCGGCGGATCTAAGAGACTATGGCATAGGTGCCCAGATACTTGCAGATATTGGTGTAAAAAAGATGAGGCTCATGACGAATAATCCTAAGAAACTTCACGCAATAGCAGGATACGGACTTGAGGTCGTGGAGAGGGTTCCAATTGAAATAACGCCTAACAATATAAACGCTCGATACTTAAAAACAAAACAGGATAAGATGGGGCACATCCTGCATTTAAAATAG
- the ribE gene encoding 6,7-dimethyl-8-ribityllumazine synthase, translating to MKIIEGHLKGEGLRIGIVTSRFNHFITDRLVDGALDALKKVGVGEEDITIVRVPGSFEIPMIAKQLAKQNLNAVLALGAIIKGGTSHYEYIASEVTKGIANASLELGFPIVFGILTTETIEEAIERAGTKQGNKGYEAAMSAVELANLMRIMDKQWVKDKIEKKS from the coding sequence ATGAAGATAATTGAAGGACATCTGAAGGGTGAGGGTCTAAGGATTGGTATAGTAACAAGCAGATTTAATCACTTTATCACAGACAGGCTTGTGGACGGCGCACTCGATGCATTAAAAAAAGTTGGTGTTGGAGAAGAGGATATTACAATTGTAAGAGTACCCGGCTCTTTTGAGATACCCATGATAGCCAAACAGCTTGCAAAACAGAATTTAAATGCGGTATTAGCGCTTGGTGCAATCATAAAAGGCGGCACCTCTCACTATGAGTATATTGCATCGGAGGTTACAAAAGGTATAGCAAACGCATCATTAGAGCTCGGCTTTCCCATCGTATTTGGAATTTTAACGACCGAAACCATCGAAGAAGCAATAGAAAGAGCGGGAACAAAACAGGGTAACAAAGGATACGAGGCTGCTATGAGTGCAGTGGAACTTGCAAATCTGATGAGGATAATGGACAAACAATGGGTAAAAGACAAGATCGAGAAGAAATCCTGA
- the nusB gene encoding transcription antitermination factor NusB translates to MGKRQDREEILKALYNIDLINDYSESSVKQLAMMNNWTPATNDTILKIAANINTIDQYISKYLKNWAIGRIAVVDRNILRLAISELLYEPVTPIKVIINEAVEIAKKYGTKDSFSFINAVLDKVARELKR, encoded by the coding sequence ATGGGTAAAAGACAAGATCGAGAAGAAATCCTGAAGGCACTGTACAATATCGACCTTATAAATGACTATTCAGAATCATCTGTAAAACAGCTTGCAATGATGAATAATTGGACACCGGCAACCAATGATACGATTCTAAAAATTGCAGCAAATATAAATACGATAGATCAATACATATCAAAATATCTTAAAAATTGGGCTATCGGTAGAATTGCTGTTGTGGATAGGAATATTCTCAGGCTTGCGATAAGCGAACTCTTGTATGAGCCTGTCACACCTATTAAAGTTATAATAAACGAGGCTGTTGAGATAGCAAAAAAATATGGCACAAAGGACTCGTTCTCATTTATTAATGCAGTTCTCGACAAAGTGGCAAGAGAGCTGAAAAGATAG
- a CDS encoding ketoacyl-ACP synthase III, whose amino-acid sequence MKRSRILGVGVYLPEKVVTNFDLEKFMDTTDEWIRQRTGIEERHFAAEGEGAAKMGAIAAEEAIKNAGIKKEEIDFIIFATLSPDYNFPGSGVLVQDILGIDTIGALDIRNQCTGFIYGLSVADQFIKTGMYKKILVIGSEVHSTGIELATRGRDVSVLFGDGAGAVVVGPEEDENKGILSTHLHSEGRYAKELWVEAPASVLHPRLTKEMLEEGRHYPKMNGRNVYKHAVTRMPEVIMEALNANGYQLSDIDLLVPHQANMRINEYIGNMLGIPPEKIVHNIQKYGNTTAATIPLCLYDALKDGRLKPGLLVCIVSFGAGFTWASALVRW is encoded by the coding sequence ATGAAAAGATCTCGAATACTGGGGGTTGGAGTATACCTGCCTGAAAAGGTGGTAACAAATTTTGATCTTGAAAAGTTTATGGATACAACAGACGAATGGATAAGACAGAGGACGGGTATTGAAGAACGCCATTTCGCTGCAGAAGGCGAAGGCGCTGCAAAAATGGGCGCTATCGCAGCAGAAGAGGCGATAAAAAATGCAGGCATAAAAAAGGAGGAAATAGACTTCATTATATTTGCAACATTAAGTCCGGATTATAATTTCCCGGGCTCTGGTGTGCTTGTTCAGGATATACTTGGTATTGATACAATAGGCGCACTCGACATAAGAAACCAATGCACCGGATTTATATACGGGTTATCTGTGGCGGATCAATTTATAAAAACAGGCATGTACAAAAAGATACTTGTAATAGGTTCAGAGGTGCACTCAACAGGTATAGAATTAGCCACGAGGGGCAGGGATGTTTCAGTCTTATTCGGTGATGGTGCAGGTGCGGTAGTAGTTGGACCGGAGGAAGATGAGAATAAAGGCATACTATCAACGCACCTTCATTCAGAAGGCAGGTATGCCAAAGAGTTATGGGTTGAAGCGCCGGCAAGTGTTCTACATCCAAGATTAACAAAAGAGATGCTTGAGGAAGGCAGGCATTATCCTAAAATGAATGGACGGAACGTGTACAAGCATGCAGTAACGAGGATGCCGGAGGTGATTATGGAGGCATTGAATGCAAACGGTTATCAGCTTTCCGATATAGACTTACTTGTTCCTCATCAGGCAAACATGAGGATCAACGAATATATAGGAAATATGCTCGGCATACCGCCTGAAAAGATAGTGCATAATATACAAAAGTATGGTAACACAACTGCAGCAACAATCCCGTTATGCCTCTACGATGCACTTAAAGATGGCAGGTTAAAGCCGGGTCTGCTTGTATGCATCGTATCATTCGGTGCAGGTTTTACATGGGCTTCTGCATTGGTAAGATGGTAG
- the rimI gene encoding ribosomal protein S18-alanine N-acetyltransferase, with protein sequence MVVEKEFLKNILSTITREATIDDLTDIWMVERHSYDDPWSLNVLRQSLEDRHAFNLIALKETDRTVTGFIINWLVIDELHILNIAVSPEFRRYGIGDVLLESTIYNAKARGCKTAYLEVRRSNLPALTLYIKKGFKVTGVRRGYYSDNREDALLMTKLL encoded by the coding sequence ATGGTAGTAGAAAAAGAATTTTTAAAAAATATATTGTCCACAATAACAAGAGAGGCAACAATAGATGATCTGACAGACATCTGGATGGTTGAAAGACACTCTTACGACGATCCATGGTCTTTGAACGTATTAAGGCAATCTCTTGAAGACAGGCATGCATTTAACCTCATAGCATTAAAGGAAACAGACCGTACTGTTACCGGATTTATCATCAACTGGCTCGTTATTGATGAGTTGCACATATTAAACATAGCGGTAAGTCCTGAGTTCAGGAGATACGGTATAGGCGATGTACTGCTCGAGTCAACCATTTATAATGCTAAAGCTCGTGGCTGTAAAACGGCGTACCTTGAAGTGAGAAGATCCAACCTACCCGCATTGACACTTTATATTAAAAAAGGTTTTAAGGTTACGGGTGTCCGAAGGGGCTATTATTCCGATAACCGCGAGGACGCATTACTTATGACAAAGCTGCTATGA
- a CDS encoding dihydroorotate dehydrogenase electron transfer subunit: protein MKKTHTGIVASIKTLASDYLLLSIKVEDVFKFIPGQFVMLKVSDTYDPLLLRPFSIMRAHKNIYEFLIKIRGRGTGLIANLKKNDFIYLTGPFGNGFPVNTGRHPIIVAGGAGIASVYSLARKLKKDKKPFKLLYGAITKKELVMLEDLKIFDPLIATDDGSYNYHGTVTSLLDKTIEYSSTVFACGPMPMLYNVKHIAKRHKSACYVSLESRMACGFGVCLGCTIFDMKGNTIRVCKEGPVFNAEDFNLEDYH, encoded by the coding sequence ATGAAAAAAACTCATACAGGCATTGTTGCTTCTATCAAAACCCTTGCGTCCGATTACTTGCTTTTATCCATAAAAGTAGAGGATGTGTTTAAATTTATACCCGGGCAGTTTGTCATGCTTAAGGTATCCGATACTTATGATCCGCTGCTTTTGAGACCATTTAGTATTATGCGGGCGCATAAAAACATATACGAATTTCTCATAAAGATTCGTGGAAGAGGTACAGGGTTAATTGCAAATTTAAAAAAAAATGATTTCATTTACCTTACAGGACCATTCGGGAATGGGTTTCCCGTTAACACAGGGAGACATCCTATCATCGTAGCAGGAGGCGCCGGTATTGCTTCTGTATATTCACTTGCCCGGAAGTTAAAGAAAGATAAAAAACCGTTTAAATTATTATATGGAGCGATAACAAAGAAAGAGCTTGTTATGCTTGAGGATCTTAAAATTTTTGATCCCTTGATTGCAACGGATGACGGCTCATATAATTATCACGGCACTGTAACCTCACTCCTCGATAAAACAATAGAATACAGCAGCACTGTGTTTGCATGCGGTCCAATGCCGATGCTTTATAACGTAAAGCATATCGCAAAAAGGCATAAATCGGCTTGTTACGTATCACTCGAATCCCGTATGGCGTGCGGGTTCGGCGTATGCCTAGGATGTACTATCTTTGATATGAAGGGAAATACAATAAGGGTATGTAAAGAAGGACCCGTATTTAATGCAGAGGACTTTAACCTTGAAGACTACCATTAA